Proteins encoded by one window of Martelella endophytica:
- a CDS encoding N-acetylmuramoyl-L-alanine amidase: protein MAEATGMVFRLLSFRPVALLALVFLPLLCLSSAHAEEEAAPLVAYNALLVGDDARARLVIDFDRTPTFTYHYLTHPARLVITLPATAFGFPDDTLEARGIISDIRYGATGPGQSRIVLTATESIALTLAEVRDEDGSAARLVIDLAMTDAAKFDTLVATQRAKLAGEAEGALPEAAGDTATGAIDGDAESFVVAIDAGHGGVDTGAVGEDTKTLEKDITLDFARTFAARLQAEPGFESYLTRDSDVYLSLSKRVELARQHGADLFISLHADSLPQTDISGATVYTLSDRASDRVSAALARRENLSNEIAGIDTTDEPEEVTDILLDLTRRETQSFSTSLADRVVAAFKGRIGLINNPHRSAGFMVLMAPDIPSILLEIGFLSSPEDERRMLDPDWRDRLIARLVEAVKQYHDPLVASGG, encoded by the coding sequence ATGGCAGAAGCTACAGGCATGGTGTTCCGATTGCTGTCATTCCGGCCTGTTGCCCTCCTTGCGCTCGTCTTTCTTCCGCTGCTGTGCCTGAGTTCAGCCCATGCCGAAGAAGAGGCGGCGCCGCTTGTCGCCTACAATGCGCTGCTCGTCGGCGATGACGCAAGGGCGCGCTTGGTGATCGATTTCGACCGCACGCCCACGTTCACCTATCATTACCTCACCCACCCGGCGCGTCTGGTGATAACGCTGCCGGCAACGGCCTTCGGCTTTCCGGACGATACGCTGGAGGCGCGCGGCATCATCAGCGATATCCGCTACGGCGCGACGGGGCCCGGCCAGTCGCGCATCGTGCTGACGGCGACCGAGTCGATCGCGCTGACGCTTGCGGAAGTGCGCGACGAAGATGGTTCCGCCGCCCGCCTGGTCATCGATCTTGCCATGACCGATGCGGCGAAATTCGACACGCTCGTCGCCACCCAGCGCGCCAAGCTGGCCGGCGAGGCCGAGGGCGCCCTGCCGGAGGCCGCCGGCGACACGGCGACCGGTGCCATCGACGGCGATGCCGAGAGCTTCGTGGTCGCCATCGATGCCGGCCATGGCGGCGTCGACACCGGCGCGGTCGGCGAGGATACGAAGACGCTGGAAAAGGACATCACGCTCGATTTTGCCCGCACCTTTGCTGCGCGGCTGCAGGCCGAACCGGGCTTCGAAAGCTATCTGACGCGCGATTCCGATGTCTACCTTTCGCTTTCGAAGCGGGTGGAGCTTGCCCGCCAGCATGGCGCCGACCTGTTCATTTCGTTGCACGCGGATTCGCTGCCGCAGACGGATATCTCCGGCGCCACGGTCTACACGCTCTCCGACCGGGCGTCGGACCGGGTTTCGGCAGCGCTTGCCAGGCGCGAGAATCTTTCGAACGAGATTGCCGGCATCGATACGACGGACGAGCCGGAGGAAGTGACCGACATTCTCCTCGATCTGACCCGGCGCGAGACCCAGAGCTTCTCGACCAGCCTTGCCGACCGGGTCGTCGCCGCGTTCAAGGGCCGCATCGGGCTGATCAACAATCCGCACCGCTCGGCGGGCTTCATGGTGCTGATGGCGCCGGATATCCCCTCGATCCTGCTCGAGATCGGCTTCCTGTCGAGTCCGGAAGACGAAAGGCGCATGCTCGACCCGGATTGGCGCGACAGGCTGATCGCCCGCCTTGTCGAGGCGGTGAAGCAATATCATGATCCGCTGGTGGCGAGCGGCGGGTGA
- a CDS encoding penicillin-binding protein 1A, translating to MIKLIGYLFGLACALFVVVAIGVGVYLNNVAKDLPDYEVLAQYDPPVTTRVYAGDGELMAEYAHERRLFLPIDAIPMRVRGAFLSAEDKNFYTHPGIDVMGLTRAIITNVKNMGTGRRPVGASTITQQVAKNFLLSSDQTIERKVKEAILSFRIERAYSKDKILELYLNEVYYGMNAYGIADAALTYFDKPVSDLTIAESAYLAAVLKGPANYDPYRHADAAIERRNWVIDRMAENGYITPEEAEVAKAEPLGVVSTHQNQPVEGDEYFAEAVRRELKDKYGEEMLYEGGLSVRTSLDPQMQLDAQTALRHGLVNYDEAVGYRGPVDTIDISGDWGVPLSKLPPLWDVRDWKLAVVLSVSGDGAEIGIRPPLDAAGRVDDARVKGFIPAEQMKWAYRFAEKGKKNATSPEGVLNPGDVVYVEKTGDNYRLRQVPKVQGGLVAMDPQTGRVLAMVGGFAFSESQFNRATQAYRQPGSSFKPFVYAAALDNGYTPASVIMDAPIEIESGGELWKPQNYGGDFSGPQTLRTGIEKSKNLMTVRLANDLGMDVVADYAERFGIYDHMDPVLAMSLGSGETTVMRLVSAYAVIANGGKQVNPTLVDRIQDRYGKTIFQHEDRVCENCDAPEWDGQAEPILVDTREQVLDPMTSYQITSMMEGVVQRGTASHAVKLDRPVAGKTGTTNDEKDAWFVGFTPNLVAGLYIGYDQPTPLGRHGTGGGLAAPIFNEFMQSALKELPVENFIEPEGMTNVAVNRSTGMRASGSGSGVIMEAFKPGTGPAEALDIIDMSGYVPPEQILRDSSQANKAISTGSSGLY from the coding sequence GTGATTAAGCTCATCGGATATCTGTTCGGTCTCGCCTGCGCGCTTTTCGTCGTCGTGGCGATCGGCGTTGGTGTCTATCTGAACAATGTCGCGAAGGACCTGCCCGACTACGAGGTGCTGGCGCAGTACGATCCGCCGGTTACCACGCGCGTCTATGCTGGCGACGGCGAACTGATGGCCGAATATGCGCATGAGCGCCGCCTGTTTCTGCCCATCGATGCCATCCCGATGCGGGTGCGCGGTGCGTTCCTCTCAGCCGAAGACAAGAATTTCTACACCCATCCCGGTATCGACGTGATGGGCCTGACCCGTGCGATCATCACCAACGTCAAGAACATGGGCACCGGCCGCCGCCCGGTCGGCGCCTCGACGATCACCCAGCAGGTGGCGAAGAACTTCCTGCTGAGTTCCGACCAGACCATTGAGCGCAAGGTCAAGGAAGCAATCCTGTCGTTCAGGATCGAACGCGCCTATTCGAAGGACAAGATCCTCGAGCTCTATCTGAACGAAGTCTATTACGGCATGAATGCCTATGGCATCGCCGACGCCGCGCTGACCTATTTCGACAAGCCGGTCTCCGACCTGACGATCGCCGAAAGCGCCTATCTCGCCGCCGTGCTGAAGGGCCCTGCAAACTACGATCCCTATCGTCACGCCGATGCCGCGATCGAACGCCGCAACTGGGTGATCGACCGCATGGCCGAGAATGGCTACATCACGCCCGAGGAGGCCGAGGTCGCCAAGGCCGAGCCGCTCGGCGTCGTTTCGACCCACCAGAACCAGCCGGTGGAAGGTGACGAATATTTTGCCGAGGCCGTCCGCCGCGAACTGAAGGACAAGTACGGCGAGGAAATGCTCTACGAAGGCGGGCTTTCGGTTCGCACCTCGCTCGATCCGCAGATGCAGCTCGATGCGCAGACGGCGCTGCGCCACGGTCTCGTCAACTACGATGAAGCTGTCGGCTACCGCGGCCCCGTCGACACGATCGATATCTCGGGCGACTGGGGCGTGCCTCTGTCGAAGCTGCCGCCGCTCTGGGATGTCCGTGACTGGAAACTCGCCGTGGTGCTGAGCGTCTCCGGCGATGGCGCCGAAATCGGCATCCGCCCGCCGCTTGATGCTGCCGGGCGTGTCGACGATGCGCGTGTGAAAGGATTCATCCCGGCCGAGCAGATGAAGTGGGCCTATCGCTTCGCCGAGAAGGGCAAGAAGAATGCGACGAGCCCGGAAGGCGTGCTGAACCCCGGCGACGTCGTCTATGTCGAAAAGACGGGCGACAACTATCGCCTGCGGCAGGTGCCGAAGGTCCAGGGCGGTCTCGTCGCCATGGACCCGCAGACCGGCCGCGTGCTGGCCATGGTTGGCGGCTTCGCCTTCTCAGAGAGCCAGTTCAACCGTGCCACCCAGGCCTATCGTCAGCCCGGCTCCTCGTTCAAACCCTTCGTCTATGCGGCCGCGCTCGACAATGGCTATACGCCGGCTTCGGTGATCATGGACGCGCCGATCGAGATCGAATCGGGCGGCGAGCTGTGGAAGCCGCAGAATTACGGCGGCGACTTCTCCGGCCCGCAGACCCTGCGCACCGGCATCGAGAAGTCCAAGAACCTGATGACCGTTCGGCTTGCCAACGACCTCGGCATGGACGTGGTCGCCGACTATGCCGAGCGCTTCGGCATTTACGACCACATGGACCCGGTTCTGGCCATGTCGCTCGGCTCGGGCGAGACGACCGTGATGCGGCTCGTCTCTGCCTATGCCGTCATCGCCAATGGCGGCAAGCAGGTGAACCCGACGCTGGTCGACCGCATTCAGGACCGCTACGGCAAGACCATCTTCCAGCACGAGGATCGCGTCTGCGAGAATTGCGACGCGCCGGAGTGGGATGGTCAGGCCGAGCCGATCCTCGTCGACACCCGCGAGCAGGTTCTCGATCCGATGACCTCCTACCAGATTACCTCTATGATGGAAGGCGTGGTCCAGCGCGGCACGGCTTCGCATGCCGTCAAGCTCGACCGCCCAGTCGCCGGCAAGACCGGCACCACCAATGACGAGAAGGATGCCTGGTTCGTCGGCTTCACGCCCAATCTGGTGGCTGGCCTCTACATCGGCTACGACCAGCCGACGCCGCTCGGCCGCCACGGAACCGGCGGTGGGCTAGCCGCACCGATCTTCAACGAGTTCATGCAGTCTGCGCTCAAGGAGCTGCCGGTCGAAAACTTCATCGAACCGGAAGGCATGACCAATGTGGCTGTCAACCGCTCGACGGGCATGCGCGCCTCGGGCTCCGGTTCCGGCGTGATCATGGAAGCCTTCAAACCGGGCACCGGTCCCGCCGAGGCGCTCGATATCATCGACATGAGCGGTTATGTGCCTCCGGAGCAGATCCTGAGGGATTCCTCGCAGGCCAACAAGGCGATCTCCACAGGTTCGAGCGGGCTCTACTGA
- the prfB gene encoding peptide chain release factor 2 (programmed frameshift), with protein MRAEIEGIVDETKQAITLLRRHLDWDQAIKRLDWLNNKAEDPAIWNDAMEAQKLMRERQLLEEGISSVRRIEKELEDNVEMIELGEEEGDDEIVAEAEANLKKLLADAERQQVEAMLSGEADSNDSYLEVHSGAGGTESQDWANMLLRMYTRWAERQGYKVEVMEVHDGEEAGIKSATILVKGHNAYGWLKTESGVHRLVRISPYDSNARRHTSFSSIWVYPVVDDSIEIDINESDCRIDTYRSSGAGGQHVNTTDSAVRITHIPTGIVVQCQQERSQHKNRAKAWDMLRARLYEAELQKREEAANQEAASKTDIGWGHQIRSYVLQPYQLVKDLRTGVESTSPSDVLDGDVSRFMEAALAHRIEGGAGAAVEDID; from the exons ATGCGAGCGGAAATCGAAGGGATTGTCGATGAAACCAAGCAGGCTATCACCCTGCTGAGGAGGCATCTT GACTGGGATCAGGCAATCAAACGGCTGGACTGGCTGAACAACAAGGCTGAAGATCCGGCGATCTGGAACGATGCGATGGAAGCACAGAAGCTGATGCGCGAGCGCCAGCTTCTCGAGGAGGGCATTTCCTCCGTGCGCCGCATCGAGAAGGAACTCGAAGACAATGTCGAGATGATCGAGCTCGGCGAAGAGGAAGGTGACGACGAGATCGTTGCCGAGGCCGAAGCCAATCTGAAGAAGCTTCTGGCCGATGCCGAACGCCAGCAGGTCGAGGCGATGCTGTCGGGCGAAGCGGATTCGAACGATAGCTATCTCGAAGTCCATTCCGGCGCCGGCGGTACGGAAAGCCAGGACTGGGCCAACATGCTGCTGCGCATGTACACCCGCTGGGCCGAGCGTCAGGGCTACAAGGTCGAGGTCATGGAAGTCCATGACGGCGAAGAGGCCGGCATCAAGTCGGCAACCATTCTCGTCAAGGGACACAATGCCTATGGCTGGCTGAAGACCGAATCGGGCGTTCATCGCCTTGTGCGGATTTCGCCCTATGACAGCAATGCGCGCCGCCATACCTCGTTCTCATCGATCTGGGTCTATCCCGTGGTCGACGATTCGATCGAGATCGACATCAACGAGAGCGACTGCCGCATCGATACCTATCGGTCGTCCGGTGCCGGCGGACAGCACGTCAACACCACCGACTCCGCTGTCCGCATCACCCATATTCCGACCGGCATCGTCGTGCAGTGCCAGCAGGAGCGCTCCCAGCACAAGAACCGCGCCAAGGCGTGGGACATGCTGCGCGCACGCCTCTACGAGGCCGAGCTGCAGAAGCGCGAGGAGGCCGCCAACCAGGAGGCGGCATCGAAGACCGATATCGGCTGGGGCCACCAGATCCGCTCCTACGTCCTGCAGCCCTATCAGCTCGTCAAGGACCTCAGGACCGGTGTCGAGAGCACTTCGCCCTCCGACGTCCTCGACGGCGATGTCAGCCGCTTCATGGAAGCAGCCCTTGCCCACCGCATCGAAGGCGGCGCGGGTGCCGCGGTCGAGGATATCGACTGA
- a CDS encoding HAD family hydrolase, whose product MSRFDLIIFDCDGVLVDSEILAAQVEAKLLSDAGYPITAGEIGERFAGMTWRDILLAVEKEAAIPLQAALFDQAYQALGERLKRELQPIEGVRAAVSQLSEPRCVCSNSTEERIDMMLTKVGLIDLFRPNIFSAESLGPDRVKPKPDVFLHGAEKMGAAPKKTLVIEDSVHGITGAKAAGMRVIGFTGGAHTYPSHADRLTDAGAETVIHRMEDLPAVATALLEWSDLD is encoded by the coding sequence ATGAGCCGTTTTGACCTCATCATTTTCGACTGTGACGGTGTTCTGGTCGATTCGGAAATTCTCGCAGCCCAGGTGGAGGCCAAGCTCCTGAGCGATGCCGGCTATCCGATCACCGCCGGCGAAATCGGCGAACGGTTCGCCGGCATGACCTGGCGCGACATCCTGCTGGCCGTTGAAAAGGAAGCCGCCATCCCGCTGCAGGCCGCCCTCTTCGACCAGGCTTACCAGGCGCTCGGCGAACGGCTGAAGCGCGAACTGCAGCCGATCGAAGGCGTGCGCGCTGCCGTCTCCCAGCTCTCCGAACCGCGCTGCGTCTGCTCGAATTCCACCGAGGAGCGCATCGACATGATGCTGACCAAGGTCGGTCTCATCGATCTCTTCCGCCCGAATATCTTCTCCGCCGAAAGCCTCGGCCCCGACCGCGTGAAGCCGAAGCCGGACGTCTTTCTCCACGGTGCGGAAAAGATGGGGGCCGCCCCGAAGAAGACGCTCGTCATCGAGGATTCGGTCCATGGCATTACCGGCGCCAAGGCCGCCGGCATGCGCGTTATCGGCTTCACCGGCGGTGCCCACACCTACCCGTCCCACGCCGACCGGCTGACCGACGCCGGCGCCGAGACCGTCATTCACCGCATGGAGGACCTGCCCGCCGTCGCAACCGCGCTTCTGGAATGGTCCGACCTCGACTGA
- a CDS encoding NAD-dependent epimerase/dehydratase family protein, producing MKHVLVSGGTGFAGRYIVEACLAEGARVTVAGRTPPADGLFPAPVGFRPLTLEPEAATPELFADIDTFVHAAFDHLPGLYRGGEGDDPSGFVRRNVDGSIALFEAAARAGVHHAVFLSSRAVFDGYPAGTELEESLPPKPQSLYGRVKWQAEQALSALSAPGFVPVSLRATGIYGDLTPNKWDALFERYAAGETIAPRAGSEVHGRDLAAAVLAVIRAPVARVTGKAFHVSDIVTDNHTILAALKAALASAHPLPARADLGTVSAMTTARLNALGWRTGGMPLFDATLRQLVDTFVAKQPRGI from the coding sequence ATGAAGCATGTGCTCGTCAGCGGCGGGACCGGGTTTGCCGGCCGCTACATCGTCGAGGCATGCCTGGCCGAGGGCGCGCGGGTGACGGTCGCCGGCCGCACCCCACCGGCTGACGGGCTGTTTCCGGCGCCAGTCGGTTTTCGTCCGCTGACGCTCGAGCCCGAGGCGGCAACGCCCGAACTCTTCGCCGACATCGATACCTTCGTCCACGCCGCCTTCGATCACCTGCCGGGCCTTTACCGCGGTGGCGAGGGCGATGATCCCTCCGGCTTCGTGCGTCGCAACGTCGATGGCAGCATTGCGCTCTTCGAGGCGGCGGCTCGTGCCGGCGTCCACCACGCCGTGTTTCTGTCGAGCCGCGCGGTGTTTGACGGCTACCCTGCCGGAACGGAACTGGAAGAGAGCCTGCCGCCGAAGCCGCAGAGCCTTTACGGCCGGGTCAAATGGCAAGCCGAGCAGGCGCTTTCGGCGCTCTCCGCCCCCGGTTTCGTTCCCGTGTCGCTGCGCGCGACCGGCATCTATGGCGATCTCACGCCAAACAAGTGGGACGCGCTTTTCGAGCGCTATGCCGCCGGCGAGACCATTGCGCCACGGGCGGGCAGCGAGGTGCATGGCCGCGATCTTGCCGCCGCCGTCCTCGCCGTCATCCGCGCGCCGGTCGCTCGCGTCACGGGCAAGGCCTTCCACGTCTCCGATATCGTCACCGACAACCACACCATCCTCGCCGCGCTGAAGGCCGCCCTTGCCTCGGCCCATCCCCTGCCCGCACGCGCCGACCTCGGAACCGTGAGCGCGATGACGACGGCGCGGCTGAACGCCCTCGGCTGGCGCACGGGTGGTATGCCGCTTTTCGACGCGACGCTCCGGCAACTTGTCGATACCTTTGTCGCGAAACAGCCGCGCGGGATTTGA
- a CDS encoding glycosyltransferase: MVDGLNEGVRRQTDAKSPFAFVTLVTNNDYAMGALALARSIFLTGTPADVVVLHTGGTPEAALEPLAELGCRLIGVDHLPLSDAFNARHARREVHGNAPFTKGRKPDFHTPLDNFCKLRLWQLTEYHAAVFIDADAIVLKNIDKLFFYPEFSAAPNVYESIADFHRLNSGVFVARPDIETYETMLAALDAPDAFWRRTDQTFLQTFFPDWHGLPVFMNMLQYVWFNMPELWNWTDIGVLHYQYEKPWEEDHPRAEQLKPLIDLWWAYFDGDNIPEIATLKNPAETA; encoded by the coding sequence ATGGTTGATGGCCTGAACGAGGGCGTCCGTCGACAGACGGACGCCAAATCCCCCTTCGCCTTCGTGACGCTCGTCACCAACAACGACTACGCCATGGGCGCCCTGGCGCTGGCGCGGTCGATCTTCCTGACCGGAACGCCGGCCGATGTCGTGGTGCTCCACACCGGCGGCACGCCTGAGGCGGCGCTGGAGCCGCTTGCCGAGCTTGGCTGCCGGCTGATCGGCGTCGACCATCTGCCGCTGTCGGATGCCTTCAACGCCCGCCATGCGCGCCGCGAGGTTCACGGCAATGCGCCCTTCACCAAGGGCCGCAAGCCGGACTTCCACACGCCGCTCGACAACTTCTGCAAGCTCAGGCTCTGGCAGCTTACCGAGTACCATGCCGCGGTGTTCATCGATGCCGATGCCATCGTGCTGAAGAACATCGACAAGCTGTTCTTCTATCCGGAATTCTCCGCAGCGCCGAACGTCTACGAAAGCATCGCCGATTTCCATCGGCTGAACTCCGGCGTCTTCGTTGCGCGGCCCGACATCGAGACCTACGAGACCATGCTTGCGGCGCTCGATGCGCCGGATGCCTTCTGGCGGCGTACCGACCAGACCTTCCTGCAGACGTTCTTTCCCGACTGGCACGGCCTGCCGGTGTTCATGAACATGCTGCAATATGTCTGGTTCAACATGCCGGAGCTCTGGAACTGGACCGATATCGGCGTGCTGCACTACCAGTATGAGAAGCCGTGGGAAGAGGATCATCCCCGCGCCGAACAGCTCAAGCCGCTGATCGACCTGTGGTGGGCCTATTTCGACGGCGACAACATTCCGGAAATAGCGACGCTGAAGAACCCGGCCGAGACCGCATGA
- a CDS encoding NAD-dependent epimerase/dehydratase family protein codes for MKIAVMGGDGFIGWPTSLHLSDAGHEIHIIDNLSRRWIDTELGVQSLTPMDSIQERTRIWHAETGRRIHFHLIDLAKDYEILKQWLAEERPDAIIHFAEQRAAPYSMKSDRHKNYTVDNNVNATHNLLNALVEIDLDAHVVHLGTMGVYGYSTVGAAIPEGYLPVDITANSGEKVSQEILYPSNPGSIYHMTKCLDQLLFAFYAKNDGLRITDLHQGIVWGTHTEQTRRHAQLINRFDYDGDYGTVLNRFLIQAAIGYPLTVHGVGGQTRAFIHIQDSVRCIELALNNPPARNSRVEIFNQMTETHRVRDLAKMISEMAGVEIAWLPNPRKEAAENDLIVKNDKFLALGLNPITLKEGLLEEIVEIGKKYAYRVDRKRVPAVSAWTKDIAKTINRDPEGKSLKSVS; via the coding sequence ATGAAAATTGCGGTTATGGGCGGAGACGGATTCATCGGGTGGCCGACGTCGCTGCATCTGTCGGACGCGGGACACGAAATCCATATCATCGACAATCTGTCACGGCGCTGGATCGATACCGAGCTCGGCGTGCAGTCGCTGACACCGATGGATTCGATCCAGGAACGCACCCGCATCTGGCATGCCGAGACCGGCCGCCGTATTCATTTCCACCTCATCGACCTCGCCAAGGATTATGAAATCCTCAAGCAGTGGCTGGCCGAAGAGCGCCCGGACGCGATCATCCATTTCGCCGAACAGCGCGCCGCCCCCTATTCGATGAAGTCGGACCGTCACAAGAACTACACGGTCGACAACAACGTGAACGCGACTCATAACCTGCTGAACGCGCTGGTCGAGATCGATCTCGACGCCCATGTCGTCCATCTCGGCACGATGGGCGTCTACGGCTATTCGACCGTCGGCGCCGCCATTCCGGAAGGCTACCTGCCGGTCGATATCACCGCCAATTCCGGCGAGAAGGTTTCGCAGGAAATCCTCTACCCGTCGAACCCCGGTTCGATCTACCACATGACGAAGTGCCTCGATCAACTGCTCTTCGCCTTCTACGCCAAGAATGACGGCCTTCGCATCACCGACCTGCACCAGGGCATCGTCTGGGGCACCCATACCGAACAGACCCGTCGCCATGCGCAGCTCATCAACCGCTTCGACTATGACGGCGACTACGGCACGGTGCTGAACCGCTTCCTGATCCAGGCGGCGATCGGCTATCCGCTGACTGTCCATGGCGTCGGCGGCCAGACGCGCGCCTTCATCCACATCCAGGATTCGGTCCGCTGCATCGAGCTCGCGCTTAACAATCCACCGGCGCGCAACTCCCGCGTCGAGATCTTCAACCAGATGACCGAGACCCACCGGGTCCGCGATCTGGCGAAGATGATTTCGGAAATGGCCGGCGTCGAGATCGCCTGGTTGCCCAACCCGCGCAAGGAAGCGGCCGAGAACGACCTGATCGTGAAGAACGACAAGTTCCTGGCTCTCGGCCTGAACCCGATCACGCTGAAGGAAGGCCTGCTCGAGGAGATCGTCGAGATCGGCAAAAAATATGCCTATCGCGTCGACCGCAAGCGTGTGCCGGCCGTCTCGGCCTGGACCAAGGACATTGCCAAGACGATCAACCGCGATCCCGAGGGCAAATCGCTGAAGTCGGTTTCGTGA
- the ybgF gene encoding tol-pal system protein YbgF: MRRTVLCLLAGSAFFGVQTVAHAQGFSLFPGSQKASGQSQVVQIQATDSGRIMQLEEQVRNLTGQVEDLSFQMLQMEEKIRKMQEDMEFRLQDLESGGAGGGSRDTGAADGGTSGSSDSAANITTPPPAASSSTSPSVDIAPDLPEAAESGGDDATFYQTAYDLVLSGDYPQAEQAFGEFVLSYPDSPLMPDASFWLGESMLAQQKYSDAAKTFLNAYKAYGNSDKAPEMLLKLGQSLAGMDNKDAACATFSEVPTRYPDAAQAVLSKASSEMTKLGC, encoded by the coding sequence ATGAGAAGAACTGTTTTATGTCTTCTGGCCGGCTCCGCCTTTTTCGGCGTGCAGACGGTCGCGCATGCCCAAGGATTTTCGTTGTTTCCCGGATCGCAGAAGGCCAGTGGCCAAAGCCAGGTGGTTCAGATCCAGGCAACCGATTCCGGGCGGATCATGCAGCTTGAGGAACAGGTGCGGAATCTGACGGGGCAGGTGGAAGACCTCTCCTTCCAGATGCTGCAGATGGAAGAGAAAATTCGCAAGATGCAGGAGGATATGGAGTTCCGCCTGCAGGATCTGGAGAGCGGTGGCGCCGGCGGTGGCTCGCGCGATACCGGCGCGGCTGATGGTGGCACCAGCGGCAGCAGTGACAGCGCCGCCAATATCACCACTCCGCCGCCAGCCGCATCCTCCAGCACGTCTCCCAGCGTCGACATCGCCCCGGACTTGCCCGAAGCCGCCGAAAGCGGTGGCGATGACGCCACCTTCTATCAGACTGCCTATGACCTCGTGCTCTCCGGCGATTATCCGCAGGCCGAACAGGCCTTCGGGGAATTCGTGCTGAGCTATCCCGATAGCCCGCTGATGCCCGATGCCAGCTTCTGGCTCGGCGAATCGATGCTGGCCCAGCAGAAGTACAGCGATGCCGCCAAGACGTTTCTGAACGCCTACAAGGCCTACGGGAATTCCGACAAGGCACCGGAAATGCTGCTGAAGCTCGGCCAGTCGCTCGCCGGCATGGACAACAAGGATGCCGCCTGCGCCACCTTCTCCGAGGTGCCCACCCGCTATCCGGATGCAGCCCAGGCTGTCCTGTCGAAGGCAAGCTCGGAGATGACGAAACTGGGATGCTGA
- the tilS gene encoding tRNA lysidine(34) synthetase TilS, with amino-acid sequence MAEDTSRTGSEGSAAALEAARRFVVSLKTDCHVLVAVSGGSDSLGLLVALGLARQQAGRPDIRISAATVDHRLRRGSAQEAAVVGHFCHSRGLDHQTLVWSGEKPEAGMMDAARRARYALLAAHASQIGADVIAVGHTLNDQVETFVMRMHRSSEAVTAVMADHTLLMGQNWLARPFLDVRRDAIRALLEERGIAWSNDPSNDDMRYERVRVRKALADEAAVEALSARVGAQLEERTRLACKALDLFEGSCRIYGRTVAELDVGAMMASRDAARYLANVIIRVFGGRPHGPGTEVLEDALALAAGPSGERMTAGRCLFEKRGNSLFILREKRDLPDLFVPAGAVELWDGRWQVDNRSLEPVVVRPASVNGPGDVPHVFAGLPARIGNLAAAVQPSASGQGALSAVGLSPAFAPFDRFLPGVDVRLANGIASRFGHPGYALPLRVYLR; translated from the coding sequence ATGGCTGAAGACACCAGCCGTACCGGATCGGAAGGCAGCGCCGCCGCGCTGGAGGCCGCGCGCCGTTTTGTCGTAAGCCTGAAGACCGATTGTCACGTTCTGGTTGCCGTTTCCGGCGGTTCCGATTCGCTTGGCCTGCTTGTTGCCCTCGGTCTTGCCCGCCAGCAGGCGGGAAGGCCTGATATCCGCATTTCCGCTGCGACCGTCGACCATCGTCTGCGGCGCGGCTCGGCCCAGGAGGCCGCGGTCGTCGGTCATTTCTGCCATAGCCGCGGCCTCGATCACCAAACCCTCGTATGGAGCGGCGAAAAGCCGGAAGCCGGCATGATGGATGCCGCTCGGCGCGCGCGCTACGCGCTGCTTGCCGCCCATGCCTCGCAGATCGGCGCCGACGTGATCGCGGTCGGTCATACCCTAAACGATCAGGTCGAGACCTTTGTCATGCGCATGCACCGGAGCAGCGAGGCGGTGACAGCCGTCATGGCCGATCATACGCTGCTGATGGGGCAAAACTGGCTGGCCAGACCCTTTCTCGACGTCCGGCGCGATGCGATCCGGGCGCTCCTGGAAGAGCGCGGCATTGCCTGGAGCAACGACCCATCCAATGACGACATGCGCTATGAGCGCGTGAGGGTGCGCAAGGCACTTGCGGATGAGGCCGCTGTCGAGGCGCTATCGGCCCGCGTCGGCGCTCAGCTCGAAGAGCGCACCCGCCTTGCCTGCAAAGCACTGGACCTGTTTGAGGGCTCCTGCCGCATTTATGGCCGCACGGTCGCCGAGCTGGATGTCGGCGCGATGATGGCCAGCCGCGACGCCGCGCGTTATCTCGCCAACGTCATCATCCGCGTTTTTGGCGGCCGCCCGCACGGGCCGGGCACCGAGGTGCTTGAGGATGCCTTGGCGCTTGCCGCGGGGCCCTCCGGGGAGAGGATGACCGCGGGGCGCTGCCTGTTCGAGAAGCGCGGCAACAGCCTCTTTATTCTGCGCGAGAAGCGCGACCTTCCGGACCTTTTCGTGCCCGCGGGCGCTGTGGAGCTCTGGGACGGACGTTGGCAGGTCGATAACCGGTCGCTTGAGCCTGTCGTGGTGCGGCCGGCGTCTGTGAACGGGCCTGGTGACGTTCCGCATGTCTTTGCCGGACTTCCCGCCCGGATCGGCAACCTTGCCGCCGCCGTGCAGCCCTCGGCAAGCGGGCAGGGGGCGCTTTCGGCGGTTGGCCTCAGTCCCGCCTTCGCGCCGTTCGACCGGTTTCTGCCGGGTGTCGACGTCAGGCTTGCCAATGGCATTGCCAGTCGCTTCGGCCATCCCGGCTATGCCCTTCCGCTCAGGGTCTATTTGCGTTGA